A stretch of Verrucomicrobiia bacterium DNA encodes these proteins:
- the rbfA gene encoding 30S ribosome-binding factor RbfA has translation MQRVRYERVRELLKRELGEIIRQEIPIEKGGVITVTDVGLAHDLQSAKVFVSLIGTEEQRKQALSLLRDHTIPIQNRLGRAVVLRYTPHLRFVVHDSIARGDRVLEILGEIERDSGES, from the coding sequence ATGCAACGGGTGCGGTACGAACGCGTTCGTGAACTCCTCAAGCGCGAGCTGGGGGAGATCATCCGCCAGGAAATCCCCATCGAGAAGGGCGGCGTCATCACCGTGACCGACGTCGGCCTCGCCCACGATCTCCAGTCGGCCAAGGTGTTCGTGAGCCTCATCGGCACGGAAGAACAACGGAAGCAGGCGCTGTCCCTGCTTCGAGACCATACCATCCCGATCCAGAACCGGCTCGGACGGGCGGTCGTCCTGCGCTACACGCCGCACCTGCGGTTTGTCGTGCATGATTCGATCGCCCGCGGCGACCGGGTCCTCGAAATCCTCGGCGAGATCGAGCGCGATTCGGGCGAATCATGA